CTGGCGACTTCCGAGCAAACACCGTTCAAGGTCACCGTCACACGTTCGCGCTTGACGACTATTGCTCGGTGGTGTCGAACTTCTGGATGCGATGGTTGTAAGCATCGACCACGTACAAGTCGCCATGACTATCGAGTGCGACTCCATGGGGTGCGAGAAATTGGCCAGCCTCGCTCCCCTGTTCTTCCCCCAGCCCACGCAGGTATTTACCGTCGCCGGTGAACTGCTGCACCCGTCCCCCGGCGGCGCTGATCCACAAACGGTCTTCACGATCGCAACAGATGGCGATAGGCCCGTGCATGGACGGGATCGGCTTGAACTCGCGACCAAAGCCGCCGGGCCGATCTTCCAGGTCGCCAAAGGCGGATAGAAACGTGCCGTCGGCGGTAAACTTCTGCACGCGACCATCCATGGCCTCGGTCGTGTAGATGTTTCCGCGCGAATCGATGGCGATGAAGTCAGGACCGCCGGCGCGCGATTTGACATTGGTCTTGCCGCCGAATTCGCCGGGCTTCGTGCCATGCCGGCCCCAGGTGCTCAGGAATTTTCCTGCGAGGTCGAGCACCTGAATGCGGTGGTTGGTTTGATCGGCGATGTACAGTCGCCCGCTGGGCGCGACGGCCATTCCACCCGGATAGTTGAATTCGCCGGGGCCGGGACCGCTTTTTCCCCATTCGTGCAGCAGCTTTCCATTGGGGCTGTAGACAGACAGACGGTCCGGATGTGTTTCTTTGTTGATCGTCGACGCCGGAAAATGACTGAGGTAGATATTCCCATCTTTGTCGAGAGCGATACCACCAGGGCTGGGTAGGACCGCGAAATGTCCCAACAGTTTTCCGGCGCGATCGAACTTTTGAACGCGATCGTTGTAGTGGTCGGTAATCAGGATCTCGTCTTCGCGTGTGATCGCGATGCCGATCGGAAAGTGAAATTCACCGGGCTCGATACCCTCTTTGCCCCAGGTCGTGACGAATCGCGGCGCGTGCGGATCGGGCTCGGCAGCCGGGGATGGCGAGGCGATGCACGTGGCAGCAACTACCCCGCCGCACAATGCACAAGCGACTCTGAGGAAATACCTATGAGATCGGTTCACGGCTCGCCATTCGAGGGGCCAACGGCTTTTGCCTGGATTAACGCATAGTATACCTCGCTTGAGCGGGTCGCTGTCGACACGACATGTTCCCGGATTCCCTCGGTCCAACTCAGGCGTTCGTTCGGGGATACCGGGCCTGGCGTACCTCCGTCGGAAGTTCGCATTGCCGTCAGTCTCGACGTAAGATGGGGCCTTGCTCGCCTAAGAACCGTGCTCAGCCGTGGATCTATTGATTAGACGCGATGAATGCGACCCTTTCAGATTTTGACGCCGTAGCACGCTTATTGGCCGAGTATGCCGAACGGCGCGTGTTTCAGGGCTTCAGCCGAGGCCCGGCGTCGCGCTCGAAGGCGCGTTTTCAGATTGCCTGGCATCGTGGGCGCGTGTTCGAACTCACGCTCGATGTCACATCAAACACGTTGCGTCTGCCCGAACTATTGACCGGCGTCCCGGTAGACTCCACGATGTACCGGGAATTGAAGGCGTTCATAAGGTCGCGGCAAGCCGACGACTTGCCTGAGCATCGGCGCCTCGACACCAGTCGTTTACAGGCACGCACCTACTGTCGCTGCGGGAGCATTTTGCTCGTGATGAAATCGCTTGACGGCGACAACGAATACGCGGCCCGCAAGCTGGTGCATCTGGTCAACGAGATCTACCTGACGTTCTTATCCGAGGGCCCGTACCTTGATTACATGATCGAAACCTTCAACCTCGATCCCGACCGGATGTAGCCGACAGCCCGTTCCCTTCTCGTTCGCGCCGGCAGGCGGTTACAACGCTCCGGCGAGTAAGCGCACGTATCCCCAGGAATACCATCGTGAGGCCGCGACGATTCCCCATCGAGGTTCTTCTGCTTGCCGGAGCGTTCTTCGGCGCGGCGCACTGGGCCGCCATTGCGGCATCCGACGACGCGCCCGCGACCAAGCGGATAACGATGGAAGAGGCGAAAAAGCTGAAGTCGCCGGTACCCTTTACCAAGGCATCGATCGCCCGCGGCAAGATTCTGTACTCGCGGGACTGTACCGAATGCCACGGCGCCGACGGCAAGTCCTTGGTCGACGTCGTCGCCAATGCCACGGATCTGACCGATCCCAAAGCATGGAAAAGCGGTACCAGCGAAGGCGAGGTCTATCGCAGCATCCGCGACGGGGCGGGCGAGGCCATGCCACCGTTCGTCGACAAGGTGTCCAAAGAAGAGGATCTCTGGCACCTCACGAATTTTCTGCGCAGCCTATGGCCCGATTCCGCACGCCCCAAGTTGCAAGAATAAACGCGCCCTGAATGCATCGTTCGCCCCACAGCCCAGGTGGAACCCTGACATGAAAAAGCCATCCGCCGAAAAACGCGCCGAAGCAAGTCCGAAGCAAACCGTAGATTCTTCGCGCCGCTCGTTCCTGCTTTCTTCGGCCGCCGGAGCCGGCGCCATGGTGGCCGGCATGGTTGTGGAGTCGAAGGCCAGCGTCCCGGCGGCCAGCATTCCCTCGATCGCCATTCCCAAGGAAGTGCTGGAATCGATCAAAGAAGCGCCGAAGCCCGGCTCCTTCGAAGGGCAAGGCATGACCGGCGCGGAAGTGTTCGCCAAGCTTTGCAAGGATGAGGATCTCGCCGCGCTCTTTTGCTGCCCCGGCAATTACACAGTAATCAATGCCATCGCCGCCGCCGGCGTGCCGGCCTACGGCGGACGGTGCGAGGGCTCGATGGCCGCCGCGGCTGACGGCTTTTCGCGCGCCACCGGCGAAGTCACGGCCTGCTCCGGCACCGAAGGGCCAGGCCTGACGAACATGATCATGAACATCGCGTCGGCCGCCGCGGCTCGCACGCCACTGTTGGTTCTGGCCAGCAACATGCAGTTGGCGGGCGACGATCGCGAGACCTTCATTCAGACCGGCTATCAGCAGCCGCTGACAACCGGCATGAAGAAATACGGCAAACGGCTTATCGCGCCCGAGCGTGTGTGGGAGTACGGCGCGTACGCGTTTCGCAATTTGAAGTCGGGGGTCCCTGGCCCCGTGCACCTCGACTTCCCGGGCGAGGTGGCCCGCGCCAAGTTCACCGACCCGTCGAAGCTGAAGGACTATTACGGCAAGGACAAATATCGCACCGAGTCGCAAGCTACACCGGCGAAGAAGGACGTCGAAAAAGCGCTCGACATGATCGCCAAGGCCGAGCGGCCCTTGTTGATCGCCGGCCAGGGCGTGTTCCAGAACAAGGCCTGGGAACCGCTCTTGAAGGCTGCCGAGAAGAACGAACTGGCTGTCGTTACCTCGGGCCCGACGCGTGGTCATTTCCCGGACGACCATCGTTTGTCGGCGGCGCTATCGCCCGACGCCGTGATGAGTGCGGACCTGGTGATTTTCGTCGGTCAATATTGCATGCCCAGCCCAGGCGAGTACCGCTGCAACCCTGATGTGAAGACAATCCGCGTTCACCCGGTGGCCGAGGATTTGGGGCGCAACTGGCCGCTCGATTTGGGCATTGTCAGCAGCGAAGGACCATTTCTCGAAGCCTTGGCCGATCTATTGCCGGCGCGCAAACGCGACAAATGGATCGACGAGTTGGCTGGTGCGCGGCAAAAGTTCGAAAAGATGCTCGCCGACCAGCACGCGCTGGGCGTGAAGTACAGCAAGGACACCAACCACTTGCACCCGGCGGCTCTCTGCAAGGAAGTGACCGACTTCTTTTACAAGGGAGATATCGATCCCAAGCAAACGGTCCTCGGCGGCGGTGGCTGGACAATCGGCGTTCACATCGGCCGCTGGCAACGCGCTTATCGGCCGGGCCAAGGCATCGTTTGTCCGTATCAATACGGTGCCATCGGACCCGATCTCGCGATGATGATTGGCGCGAGCGCGGCCGTGCAGCGCGGCGTGGGCCCCCAAGCTCCTTACAAGGGCGCGCCCACGGTCTGCGTCAGTAGCGATGCGGGGATCGCCTACAGCTTGTTCGAGCTGGACACCGCCGCCAAGTACAAGCTTCCCGTGATCGGCATCATCTACAACAACGACTGCTGGGGCATGTGGCCCAGCGCCGTTTCCTCGGCCCGATCGATGCACCTCTATCTGTTCCAGCAGAACTTGCGCTACGACGAAATGGCGCAAGGGCTCGGCGCTCGCGGCGAGTACGTCCGCACGCCGGAGGAGCTGCGCGAGGCGCTACACCGCAGTTACGCGGCGGCGACGAACGAAAGCATGTCG
This window of the Pirellulales bacterium genome carries:
- a CDS encoding cytochrome c — encoded protein: MRPRRFPIEVLLLAGAFFGAAHWAAIAASDDAPATKRITMEEAKKLKSPVPFTKASIARGKILYSRDCTECHGADGKSLVDVVANATDLTDPKAWKSGTSEGEVYRSIRDGAGEAMPPFVDKVSKEEDLWHLTNFLRSLWPDSARPKLQE
- a CDS encoding thiamine pyrophosphate-binding protein, with the protein product MKKPSAEKRAEASPKQTVDSSRRSFLLSSAAGAGAMVAGMVVESKASVPAASIPSIAIPKEVLESIKEAPKPGSFEGQGMTGAEVFAKLCKDEDLAALFCCPGNYTVINAIAAAGVPAYGGRCEGSMAAAADGFSRATGEVTACSGTEGPGLTNMIMNIASAAAARTPLLVLASNMQLAGDDRETFIQTGYQQPLTTGMKKYGKRLIAPERVWEYGAYAFRNLKSGVPGPVHLDFPGEVARAKFTDPSKLKDYYGKDKYRTESQATPAKKDVEKALDMIAKAERPLLIAGQGVFQNKAWEPLLKAAEKNELAVVTSGPTRGHFPDDHRLSAALSPDAVMSADLVIFVGQYCMPSPGEYRCNPDVKTIRVHPVAEDLGRNWPLDLGIVSSEGPFLEALADLLPARKRDKWIDELAGARQKFEKMLADQHALGVKYSKDTNHLHPAALCKEVTDFFYKGDIDPKQTVLGGGGWTIGVHIGRWQRAYRPGQGIVCPYQYGAIGPDLAMMIGASAAVQRGVGPQAPYKGAPTVCVSSDAGIAYSLFELDTAAKYKLPVIGIIYNNDCWGMWPSAVSSARSMHLYLFQQNLRYDEMAQGLGARGEYVRTPEELREALHRSYAAATNESMSTLINCQGMKDFTSAKNYPPGVALNPEPGCGAVAH